One segment of Daphnia magna isolate NIES linkage group LG2, ASM2063170v1.1, whole genome shotgun sequence DNA contains the following:
- the LOC116915948 gene encoding transcription factor glial cells missing isoform X1 — MVISMCSKTTSTSTTNMDWDINDSNIPKVTHYDHFNDWVDGHVRLVYRPDCEEARRHGSGWAMRNTNNHNVQILKKSCLGVLLCSNRCILDTGEQVHLRPAICDKARKKQQGKPCPNRRCNGRLEIIACRGHCGYPVTHFWRHTEHAVFFQSKGVHDHPRPEAKSTAEQRRLRGAAASLGAGLHQHSTSAGGSGHRRPRGLALLLSRSQQKVNKMVAGHSSKRDKNKGAAMAIVKVDEFPVQVSPAFPMMMTPVEPAPMAAPTDYNHQGHMDEGYPPIAAYPTEVHDASLYYHNHHAHNHHQQQHVMPDPSSMMDSSYNLTCDYNNAAGYCQTDVHQANSYPYQHYAPASAPSIAGAPPCDAQSSSGYYGSPSDHHHQQHHYTTHQPMTDNSSSVSPLITTPYDCYSSSHDHLELKYQAAFVDALESQTNTSMETAVTEVSATSNNSSSTTTNDMVVNVDPLQINANLVQQMPTPEFQYEYETNYSNNEWTMTTSGHYTNAANHSYPTAAAVEAYPTDNSLTGCTSDSDISVLPNYCFAACVFTTPPASSEPASSGGAKVEIGTYSPATRHFESYDSGHYQTLNEEPLHPAL; from the exons ATGGTCATCTC aaTGTGCTCTAAAACGACCTCAACCTCAACAACGAACATGGACTGGGACATTAACGATAGCAACATCCCAAAG GTGACTCACTATGATCATTTCAATGACTGGGTGGATGGCCACGTGCGCCTGGTCTATCGGCCTGATTGCGAAGAGGCTCGTCGACACGGCTCCGGCTGGGCAATGAGAAACACCAACAATCACAACGTCCAAATCCTCAAGAAATCGTGTCTGGGCGTTCTCCTCTGCTCCAACCGATGCATCTTAGACACGGGCGAGCAAGTCCACCTGAGGCCGGCCATTTGCGACAAAGCCAGGAAGAAACAACAAG GTAAACCGTGTCCTAATCGTCGATGCAACGGGCGGCTGGAGATCATCGCGTGCCGCGGCCATTGCGGCTATCCGGTGACTCATTTTTGGCGACACACTGAGCACGCCGTCTTTTTCCAGTCCAAGGGCGTTCACGATCATCCGAGACCCGAGGCCAAATCGACGGCCGAACAGCGGCGATTGCGCGGAGCCGCCGCCTCTCTCGGAGCGGGCCTCCATCAGCACTCGACATCGGCCGGCGGATCAGGCCACCGACGGCCTAGGGGTTTGGCCCTCCTCCTATCCCGTTCTCAGCAAAAAGTCAACAAG ATGGTGGCCGGTCATTCTTCGAAACGTGATAAAAATAAGGGCGCGGCCATGGCCATTGTTAAAG TAGACGAGTTTCCTGTTCAAGTCAGCCCTGCATTCCCGATGATGATGACACCTGTTGAGCCCGCGCCGATGGCAGCGCCAACCGACTACAATCACCAAGGGCATATGGACGAAGGGTACCCACCGATAGCCGCCTATCCAACGGAAGTGCACGATGCTTCTCTGTACTACCACAACCATCACGCGCACAATCATCACCAGCAGCAGCACGTCATGCCAGATCCATCGTCGATGATGGACAGTTCCTACAATTTAACTTGTGACTACAACAATGCGGCCGGATATTGCCAGACGGATGTCCACCAAGCCAATTCTTATCCTTATCAACATTACGCCCCGGCATCGGCCCCTTCGATCGCTGGAGCACCTCCTTGTGACGCGCAATCATCGTCTGGTTATTACGGTTCGCCATCCGATCATCACCACCAACAGCATCATTACACGACGCATCAGCCGATGACAGACAATAGCAGTTCAGTTTCACCGCTGATCACGACGCCTTACGATTGCTATTCAAGTAGTCACGATCATTTAGAGTTAAAGTACCAAGCGGCTTTCGTCGATGCCTTAGAAAGTCAGACCAACACGTCGATGGAGACTGCCGTCACCGAAGTGTCGGCCACCAGCAACAACTCGTCGAGTACGACCACCAACGATATGGTGGTCAACGTGGATCCACTGCAGATCAATGCCAATCTCGTCCAGCAAATGCCAACTCCCGAATTCCAATACGAGTACGAGACCAATTATAGTAATAATGAGTGGACCATGACCACCAGCGGCCATTATACCAACGCTGCCAATCATAGCTACCCGACGGCTGCTGCCGTGGAGGCCTATCCAACGGATAACAGTTTAACGGGCTGCACGTCCGATTCGGACATATCCGTTTTGCCCAATTACTGTTTCGCCGCTTGCGTTTTCACGACGCCGCCAGCGTCGTCAGAGCCGGCCAGCAGCGGCGGCGCTAAAGTGGAGATCGGTACTTATTCGCCAGCGACGCGTCACTTTGAGTCTTACGATAGCGGCCATTACCAGACGTTAAACGAAGAGCCTCTTCATCCAGCCTTATGA
- the LOC116915948 gene encoding transcription factor glial cells missing isoform X2: MVISMCSKTTSTSTTNMDWDINDSNIPKVTHYDHFNDWVDGHVRLVYRPDCEEARRHGSGWAMRNTNNHNVQILKKSCLGVLLCSNRCILDTGEQVHLRPAICDKARKKQQGKPCPNRRCNGRLEIIACRGHCGYPVTHFWRHTEHAVFFQSKGVHDHPRPEAKSTAEQRRLRGAAASLGAGLHQHSTSAGGSGHRRPRGLALLLSRSQQKVNKMVAGHSSKRDKNKGAAMAIVKDEFPVQVSPAFPMMMTPVEPAPMAAPTDYNHQGHMDEGYPPIAAYPTEVHDASLYYHNHHAHNHHQQQHVMPDPSSMMDSSYNLTCDYNNAAGYCQTDVHQANSYPYQHYAPASAPSIAGAPPCDAQSSSGYYGSPSDHHHQQHHYTTHQPMTDNSSSVSPLITTPYDCYSSSHDHLELKYQAAFVDALESQTNTSMETAVTEVSATSNNSSSTTTNDMVVNVDPLQINANLVQQMPTPEFQYEYETNYSNNEWTMTTSGHYTNAANHSYPTAAAVEAYPTDNSLTGCTSDSDISVLPNYCFAACVFTTPPASSEPASSGGAKVEIGTYSPATRHFESYDSGHYQTLNEEPLHPAL, encoded by the exons ATGGTCATCTC aaTGTGCTCTAAAACGACCTCAACCTCAACAACGAACATGGACTGGGACATTAACGATAGCAACATCCCAAAG GTGACTCACTATGATCATTTCAATGACTGGGTGGATGGCCACGTGCGCCTGGTCTATCGGCCTGATTGCGAAGAGGCTCGTCGACACGGCTCCGGCTGGGCAATGAGAAACACCAACAATCACAACGTCCAAATCCTCAAGAAATCGTGTCTGGGCGTTCTCCTCTGCTCCAACCGATGCATCTTAGACACGGGCGAGCAAGTCCACCTGAGGCCGGCCATTTGCGACAAAGCCAGGAAGAAACAACAAG GTAAACCGTGTCCTAATCGTCGATGCAACGGGCGGCTGGAGATCATCGCGTGCCGCGGCCATTGCGGCTATCCGGTGACTCATTTTTGGCGACACACTGAGCACGCCGTCTTTTTCCAGTCCAAGGGCGTTCACGATCATCCGAGACCCGAGGCCAAATCGACGGCCGAACAGCGGCGATTGCGCGGAGCCGCCGCCTCTCTCGGAGCGGGCCTCCATCAGCACTCGACATCGGCCGGCGGATCAGGCCACCGACGGCCTAGGGGTTTGGCCCTCCTCCTATCCCGTTCTCAGCAAAAAGTCAACAAG ATGGTGGCCGGTCATTCTTCGAAACGTGATAAAAATAAGGGCGCGGCCATGGCCATTGTTAAAG ACGAGTTTCCTGTTCAAGTCAGCCCTGCATTCCCGATGATGATGACACCTGTTGAGCCCGCGCCGATGGCAGCGCCAACCGACTACAATCACCAAGGGCATATGGACGAAGGGTACCCACCGATAGCCGCCTATCCAACGGAAGTGCACGATGCTTCTCTGTACTACCACAACCATCACGCGCACAATCATCACCAGCAGCAGCACGTCATGCCAGATCCATCGTCGATGATGGACAGTTCCTACAATTTAACTTGTGACTACAACAATGCGGCCGGATATTGCCAGACGGATGTCCACCAAGCCAATTCTTATCCTTATCAACATTACGCCCCGGCATCGGCCCCTTCGATCGCTGGAGCACCTCCTTGTGACGCGCAATCATCGTCTGGTTATTACGGTTCGCCATCCGATCATCACCACCAACAGCATCATTACACGACGCATCAGCCGATGACAGACAATAGCAGTTCAGTTTCACCGCTGATCACGACGCCTTACGATTGCTATTCAAGTAGTCACGATCATTTAGAGTTAAAGTACCAAGCGGCTTTCGTCGATGCCTTAGAAAGTCAGACCAACACGTCGATGGAGACTGCCGTCACCGAAGTGTCGGCCACCAGCAACAACTCGTCGAGTACGACCACCAACGATATGGTGGTCAACGTGGATCCACTGCAGATCAATGCCAATCTCGTCCAGCAAATGCCAACTCCCGAATTCCAATACGAGTACGAGACCAATTATAGTAATAATGAGTGGACCATGACCACCAGCGGCCATTATACCAACGCTGCCAATCATAGCTACCCGACGGCTGCTGCCGTGGAGGCCTATCCAACGGATAACAGTTTAACGGGCTGCACGTCCGATTCGGACATATCCGTTTTGCCCAATTACTGTTTCGCCGCTTGCGTTTTCACGACGCCGCCAGCGTCGTCAGAGCCGGCCAGCAGCGGCGGCGCTAAAGTGGAGATCGGTACTTATTCGCCAGCGACGCGTCACTTTGAGTCTTACGATAGCGGCCATTACCAGACGTTAAACGAAGAGCCTCTTCATCCAGCCTTATGA
- the LOC116915948 gene encoding transcription factor glial cells missing isoform X3 → MCSKTTSTSTTNMDWDINDSNIPKVTHYDHFNDWVDGHVRLVYRPDCEEARRHGSGWAMRNTNNHNVQILKKSCLGVLLCSNRCILDTGEQVHLRPAICDKARKKQQGKPCPNRRCNGRLEIIACRGHCGYPVTHFWRHTEHAVFFQSKGVHDHPRPEAKSTAEQRRLRGAAASLGAGLHQHSTSAGGSGHRRPRGLALLLSRSQQKVNKMVAGHSSKRDKNKGAAMAIVKVDEFPVQVSPAFPMMMTPVEPAPMAAPTDYNHQGHMDEGYPPIAAYPTEVHDASLYYHNHHAHNHHQQQHVMPDPSSMMDSSYNLTCDYNNAAGYCQTDVHQANSYPYQHYAPASAPSIAGAPPCDAQSSSGYYGSPSDHHHQQHHYTTHQPMTDNSSSVSPLITTPYDCYSSSHDHLELKYQAAFVDALESQTNTSMETAVTEVSATSNNSSSTTTNDMVVNVDPLQINANLVQQMPTPEFQYEYETNYSNNEWTMTTSGHYTNAANHSYPTAAAVEAYPTDNSLTGCTSDSDISVLPNYCFAACVFTTPPASSEPASSGGAKVEIGTYSPATRHFESYDSGHYQTLNEEPLHPAL, encoded by the exons aTGTGCTCTAAAACGACCTCAACCTCAACAACGAACATGGACTGGGACATTAACGATAGCAACATCCCAAAG GTGACTCACTATGATCATTTCAATGACTGGGTGGATGGCCACGTGCGCCTGGTCTATCGGCCTGATTGCGAAGAGGCTCGTCGACACGGCTCCGGCTGGGCAATGAGAAACACCAACAATCACAACGTCCAAATCCTCAAGAAATCGTGTCTGGGCGTTCTCCTCTGCTCCAACCGATGCATCTTAGACACGGGCGAGCAAGTCCACCTGAGGCCGGCCATTTGCGACAAAGCCAGGAAGAAACAACAAG GTAAACCGTGTCCTAATCGTCGATGCAACGGGCGGCTGGAGATCATCGCGTGCCGCGGCCATTGCGGCTATCCGGTGACTCATTTTTGGCGACACACTGAGCACGCCGTCTTTTTCCAGTCCAAGGGCGTTCACGATCATCCGAGACCCGAGGCCAAATCGACGGCCGAACAGCGGCGATTGCGCGGAGCCGCCGCCTCTCTCGGAGCGGGCCTCCATCAGCACTCGACATCGGCCGGCGGATCAGGCCACCGACGGCCTAGGGGTTTGGCCCTCCTCCTATCCCGTTCTCAGCAAAAAGTCAACAAG ATGGTGGCCGGTCATTCTTCGAAACGTGATAAAAATAAGGGCGCGGCCATGGCCATTGTTAAAG TAGACGAGTTTCCTGTTCAAGTCAGCCCTGCATTCCCGATGATGATGACACCTGTTGAGCCCGCGCCGATGGCAGCGCCAACCGACTACAATCACCAAGGGCATATGGACGAAGGGTACCCACCGATAGCCGCCTATCCAACGGAAGTGCACGATGCTTCTCTGTACTACCACAACCATCACGCGCACAATCATCACCAGCAGCAGCACGTCATGCCAGATCCATCGTCGATGATGGACAGTTCCTACAATTTAACTTGTGACTACAACAATGCGGCCGGATATTGCCAGACGGATGTCCACCAAGCCAATTCTTATCCTTATCAACATTACGCCCCGGCATCGGCCCCTTCGATCGCTGGAGCACCTCCTTGTGACGCGCAATCATCGTCTGGTTATTACGGTTCGCCATCCGATCATCACCACCAACAGCATCATTACACGACGCATCAGCCGATGACAGACAATAGCAGTTCAGTTTCACCGCTGATCACGACGCCTTACGATTGCTATTCAAGTAGTCACGATCATTTAGAGTTAAAGTACCAAGCGGCTTTCGTCGATGCCTTAGAAAGTCAGACCAACACGTCGATGGAGACTGCCGTCACCGAAGTGTCGGCCACCAGCAACAACTCGTCGAGTACGACCACCAACGATATGGTGGTCAACGTGGATCCACTGCAGATCAATGCCAATCTCGTCCAGCAAATGCCAACTCCCGAATTCCAATACGAGTACGAGACCAATTATAGTAATAATGAGTGGACCATGACCACCAGCGGCCATTATACCAACGCTGCCAATCATAGCTACCCGACGGCTGCTGCCGTGGAGGCCTATCCAACGGATAACAGTTTAACGGGCTGCACGTCCGATTCGGACATATCCGTTTTGCCCAATTACTGTTTCGCCGCTTGCGTTTTCACGACGCCGCCAGCGTCGTCAGAGCCGGCCAGCAGCGGCGGCGCTAAAGTGGAGATCGGTACTTATTCGCCAGCGACGCGTCACTTTGAGTCTTACGATAGCGGCCATTACCAGACGTTAAACGAAGAGCCTCTTCATCCAGCCTTATGA
- the LOC116915948 gene encoding transcription factor glial cells missing isoform X4, translating into MRNTNNHNVQILKKSCLGVLLCSNRCILDTGEQVHLRPAICDKARKKQQGKPCPNRRCNGRLEIIACRGHCGYPVTHFWRHTEHAVFFQSKGVHDHPRPEAKSTAEQRRLRGAAASLGAGLHQHSTSAGGSGHRRPRGLALLLSRSQQKVNKMVAGHSSKRDKNKGAAMAIVKVDEFPVQVSPAFPMMMTPVEPAPMAAPTDYNHQGHMDEGYPPIAAYPTEVHDASLYYHNHHAHNHHQQQHVMPDPSSMMDSSYNLTCDYNNAAGYCQTDVHQANSYPYQHYAPASAPSIAGAPPCDAQSSSGYYGSPSDHHHQQHHYTTHQPMTDNSSSVSPLITTPYDCYSSSHDHLELKYQAAFVDALESQTNTSMETAVTEVSATSNNSSSTTTNDMVVNVDPLQINANLVQQMPTPEFQYEYETNYSNNEWTMTTSGHYTNAANHSYPTAAAVEAYPTDNSLTGCTSDSDISVLPNYCFAACVFTTPPASSEPASSGGAKVEIGTYSPATRHFESYDSGHYQTLNEEPLHPAL; encoded by the exons ATGAGAAACACCAACAATCACAACGTCCAAATCCTCAAGAAATCGTGTCTGGGCGTTCTCCTCTGCTCCAACCGATGCATCTTAGACACGGGCGAGCAAGTCCACCTGAGGCCGGCCATTTGCGACAAAGCCAGGAAGAAACAACAAG GTAAACCGTGTCCTAATCGTCGATGCAACGGGCGGCTGGAGATCATCGCGTGCCGCGGCCATTGCGGCTATCCGGTGACTCATTTTTGGCGACACACTGAGCACGCCGTCTTTTTCCAGTCCAAGGGCGTTCACGATCATCCGAGACCCGAGGCCAAATCGACGGCCGAACAGCGGCGATTGCGCGGAGCCGCCGCCTCTCTCGGAGCGGGCCTCCATCAGCACTCGACATCGGCCGGCGGATCAGGCCACCGACGGCCTAGGGGTTTGGCCCTCCTCCTATCCCGTTCTCAGCAAAAAGTCAACAAG ATGGTGGCCGGTCATTCTTCGAAACGTGATAAAAATAAGGGCGCGGCCATGGCCATTGTTAAAG TAGACGAGTTTCCTGTTCAAGTCAGCCCTGCATTCCCGATGATGATGACACCTGTTGAGCCCGCGCCGATGGCAGCGCCAACCGACTACAATCACCAAGGGCATATGGACGAAGGGTACCCACCGATAGCCGCCTATCCAACGGAAGTGCACGATGCTTCTCTGTACTACCACAACCATCACGCGCACAATCATCACCAGCAGCAGCACGTCATGCCAGATCCATCGTCGATGATGGACAGTTCCTACAATTTAACTTGTGACTACAACAATGCGGCCGGATATTGCCAGACGGATGTCCACCAAGCCAATTCTTATCCTTATCAACATTACGCCCCGGCATCGGCCCCTTCGATCGCTGGAGCACCTCCTTGTGACGCGCAATCATCGTCTGGTTATTACGGTTCGCCATCCGATCATCACCACCAACAGCATCATTACACGACGCATCAGCCGATGACAGACAATAGCAGTTCAGTTTCACCGCTGATCACGACGCCTTACGATTGCTATTCAAGTAGTCACGATCATTTAGAGTTAAAGTACCAAGCGGCTTTCGTCGATGCCTTAGAAAGTCAGACCAACACGTCGATGGAGACTGCCGTCACCGAAGTGTCGGCCACCAGCAACAACTCGTCGAGTACGACCACCAACGATATGGTGGTCAACGTGGATCCACTGCAGATCAATGCCAATCTCGTCCAGCAAATGCCAACTCCCGAATTCCAATACGAGTACGAGACCAATTATAGTAATAATGAGTGGACCATGACCACCAGCGGCCATTATACCAACGCTGCCAATCATAGCTACCCGACGGCTGCTGCCGTGGAGGCCTATCCAACGGATAACAGTTTAACGGGCTGCACGTCCGATTCGGACATATCCGTTTTGCCCAATTACTGTTTCGCCGCTTGCGTTTTCACGACGCCGCCAGCGTCGTCAGAGCCGGCCAGCAGCGGCGGCGCTAAAGTGGAGATCGGTACTTATTCGCCAGCGACGCGTCACTTTGAGTCTTACGATAGCGGCCATTACCAGACGTTAAACGAAGAGCCTCTTCATCCAGCCTTATGA